One genomic window of Actinoalloteichus hoggarensis includes the following:
- the cas7e gene encoding type I-E CRISPR-associated protein Cas7/Cse4/CasC: protein MSRPTQTPGRFIDVHVLHSVPFANLNRDDTNSVKTVQYGNTSRTRVSSQSWKRAARTEFQKRIGEQALRTRRIGEAVEAELRDARQWPADLAAKAGRHVATGSGIKTETPKDKDAAKTSTSPLLTSAMLYVPATAVQSLADLAEAHRDEITAAKDTGKTTKSVLPVTEIRDILRSRNGVINLFGRMLAEIDNSSVDGAVQVAHSFTTHTTDVEVDYFNAVDDVSSAWADETGSAHMGTIEYSAGVFYRYATVDLDDLLRNLGDDLDAARTLTAAFLDAFLLSLPQAKRTATAPHTIPDLAHLVVRRDRPISYAAAFEKPVHAARDGGHAAPSRAALDSYAKAAATLLGSRSALNSSWVSTDDVNLAHLGVRETSFDTLIDNAVTAALKAETPE from the coding sequence ATGTCTCGTCCGACCCAGACACCCGGCCGTTTCATCGATGTGCATGTGCTGCACAGCGTGCCGTTCGCCAATCTCAACCGCGACGACACCAACTCGGTGAAGACCGTCCAGTACGGCAACACCTCGCGCACCCGAGTCAGCAGCCAAAGCTGGAAACGAGCTGCCCGCACCGAATTCCAGAAGCGCATCGGCGAGCAGGCGCTGCGCACCCGACGCATCGGCGAAGCCGTCGAAGCGGAACTTCGCGACGCCCGGCAGTGGCCCGCGGATCTCGCGGCCAAGGCCGGGAGGCACGTGGCCACCGGATCGGGCATCAAGACCGAGACACCCAAGGACAAGGACGCTGCGAAGACCTCGACCTCACCGCTGCTCACCAGCGCGATGCTCTACGTGCCCGCCACGGCCGTGCAGTCGTTGGCCGACCTCGCCGAGGCACACCGCGACGAGATCACTGCCGCGAAGGACACAGGCAAGACGACGAAGAGCGTCCTGCCCGTCACCGAGATTCGCGACATTCTGCGCTCACGCAACGGTGTGATCAACCTTTTCGGCAGGATGCTCGCCGAGATCGACAACTCGAGTGTCGACGGGGCGGTGCAGGTCGCCCATTCCTTCACCACTCACACCACCGACGTCGAGGTGGACTACTTCAACGCCGTCGACGACGTCTCTTCGGCTTGGGCAGACGAGACCGGCAGCGCCCACATGGGCACCATCGAATACAGCGCAGGGGTCTTCTACCGCTACGCCACGGTCGACCTCGACGACCTGCTCCGCAACCTCGGTGACGACCTCGACGCGGCACGCACCCTGACCGCGGCGTTCCTCGATGCCTTCCTGCTGTCCCTCCCGCAGGCCAAGCGCACCGCGACAGCCCCGCACACCATCCCCGACCTCGCGCACCTCGTCGTCCGCCGCGACCGTCCCATCTCCTACGCCGCCGCTTTCGAGAAGCCCGTGCACGCCGCCCGCGACGGGGGGCACGCCGCGCCCTCGCGTGCCGCTCTCGACTCCTACGCCAAAGCCGCCGCCACACTGCTGGGATCACGCAGTGCCCTGAACTCGAGCTGGGTGAGCACCGACGACGTGAACCTGGCACACCTCGGAGTTCGTGAGACCTCATTCGACACACTCATCGACAACGCGGTGACCGCGGCGCTGAAGGCGGAGACTCCGGAATGA
- the casB gene encoding type I-E CRISPR-associated protein Cse2/CasB — MRTTTTPAALSQREPLEYERAFVRKIAERCLTDRGARASLRSGLGKAVPQAPRMHAIVARILPDAIMARPESETAYYAVAAMIASLDRDDLRKLCPDIDDDASSTAAETPVTGTDQPSSVSAVPAAGSDGPWDPDTPSTASSRWGRSLGAVFGVAVARRTQDGKRHDKALRENSAEARLTTLTRQTSSGLIRHLPAAVRQLADADMLIDFARLLSDLSRWPRYRPDITRRWLRDFYRELRALDRNAAEKADDSALPSTPTAG; from the coding sequence GTGAGGACAACGACCACGCCGGCAGCCTTGTCTCAGCGGGAACCGCTGGAGTACGAGCGGGCGTTCGTTCGCAAGATCGCCGAGAGGTGTCTCACCGACCGAGGAGCCCGGGCCAGCTTGCGCAGCGGCCTCGGTAAAGCCGTACCACAAGCGCCGCGCATGCACGCGATCGTCGCACGCATCCTGCCCGACGCCATCATGGCGCGTCCCGAATCGGAAACCGCCTACTATGCGGTCGCCGCGATGATCGCTTCCCTCGACCGAGACGACCTACGGAAACTGTGCCCGGACATCGACGACGACGCGAGCTCAACCGCTGCCGAGACACCGGTCACCGGAACCGATCAACCGTCGAGCGTGTCCGCAGTCCCGGCAGCCGGCTCTGACGGGCCGTGGGATCCAGACACGCCCTCCACGGCATCGAGCAGGTGGGGACGGAGCCTCGGTGCGGTGTTCGGCGTCGCAGTCGCGCGTCGCACGCAAGACGGGAAGCGGCATGACAAGGCACTGCGAGAGAACAGCGCCGAGGCTCGTCTGACGACGCTGACCCGACAGACATCGTCCGGGCTGATCCGGCACCTGCCTGCCGCTGTCCGCCAACTCGCCGACGCCGACATGTTGATCGACTTTGCGCGTCTGCTGTCCGATCTCTCCCGCTGGCCTCGCTATCGCCCTGACATCACCCGGCGCTGGCTGCGTGACTTCTATCGCGAACTGCGGGCCTTGGACCGTAATGCTGCGGAGAAGGCGGATGACTCCGCACTCCCTTCGACCCCCACGGCCGGTTGA
- the casA gene encoding type I-E CRISPR-associated protein Cse1/CasA, whose product MADSALFDLRIEPWIPVRWLPTAPAELQQRAALGLCDLLTYAHQIVGPAITVPPAESALWRVLYALTARITGLDRKSGGTASGAGKWSTRRLEILEHGNFDVEAISSYFDTEASSFRLYDPERPFLQDPRLAEQCPATVGVDKLVVTRPSGGNHAWFSRVDSTRRTPVSSAEAVLHLLVWRYYGASGICSSRQVEQTKEHNSTAGPLRAALSYHPLAPTLFQSLLAGLAEPASDVDPQRDLCAWERRELLDPLGPRPAVTGPCSALTDQTSHAVLLLPDATGRCVADAYVTWAFRTARPPTEDAYLIWQTSVAGNRYPRPAKSDRALWRDLDALLLVTSPTAGAPRRPEVFASAADVDEAEVTLRVRALGFDQDAQAKDRQFVTGTTPPVFGMFEETSPKRAGDAGFLREKGESIGHRLDRATKTAWLSYTGGRRQDSKDIAWSRDAAARYWPAAEDEFWRRLTAGDLTPATAAEAVKAFRDIAERAYNEVTRSATVTRSGARAVETARIELYRGRPDKNPRKTKGAGSGTDEGDDT is encoded by the coding sequence ATGGCGGATTCTGCACTGTTCGACCTGCGGATCGAGCCCTGGATTCCAGTACGGTGGCTGCCGACCGCGCCTGCCGAACTGCAGCAGCGCGCAGCCCTCGGGCTGTGTGATCTTCTGACCTACGCGCACCAGATCGTCGGGCCGGCCATCACGGTCCCTCCGGCGGAATCAGCGTTGTGGCGCGTGCTCTACGCGTTGACGGCGAGGATCACGGGGCTGGATCGGAAGAGCGGAGGAACGGCGTCAGGGGCCGGGAAGTGGAGCACGCGTCGACTCGAGATCCTCGAACATGGCAATTTCGACGTCGAAGCGATATCGAGTTACTTCGACACCGAGGCCTCGTCGTTCCGCCTGTACGACCCGGAACGCCCCTTCCTGCAGGACCCGAGGCTGGCGGAGCAGTGTCCTGCGACTGTGGGGGTGGACAAGCTTGTCGTCACCCGGCCTTCAGGAGGCAACCACGCGTGGTTCAGCCGTGTCGACTCCACCCGCAGGACGCCGGTCTCCTCGGCTGAAGCGGTCCTTCACCTGCTGGTGTGGCGGTACTACGGGGCTTCTGGAATCTGTTCCTCTCGGCAGGTGGAGCAGACCAAGGAACACAACAGCACGGCCGGCCCGCTGCGTGCTGCGCTGTCTTACCATCCGCTGGCACCCACCCTGTTCCAGTCGCTGCTGGCAGGGCTCGCCGAGCCCGCGAGTGATGTCGACCCACAGCGCGATCTGTGCGCGTGGGAGCGTCGGGAACTCCTCGATCCGTTGGGGCCTCGACCGGCAGTCACCGGTCCGTGCTCGGCATTGACGGATCAGACCTCGCACGCGGTGCTCTTGCTGCCGGATGCGACTGGCCGGTGCGTCGCCGACGCCTACGTCACCTGGGCCTTCCGCACGGCCAGACCCCCCACTGAGGACGCCTACCTGATCTGGCAGACCAGCGTCGCAGGCAACCGTTATCCGCGCCCCGCGAAGTCGGATCGTGCGTTGTGGCGGGACTTGGACGCGTTGCTGCTCGTCACTTCACCGACTGCCGGTGCGCCTCGCCGACCCGAAGTGTTCGCTTCAGCTGCCGACGTCGACGAAGCAGAGGTCACCTTGCGGGTCCGTGCTCTGGGGTTCGACCAGGATGCCCAGGCAAAGGACCGACAGTTCGTCACCGGTACGACGCCGCCGGTCTTCGGAATGTTCGAGGAGACCAGCCCGAAGCGCGCCGGCGATGCGGGCTTCCTACGGGAGAAAGGCGAGTCGATAGGTCACAGGCTGGACAGGGCGACGAAGACGGCATGGCTGTCCTACACCGGCGGCAGGAGACAGGACTCCAAGGACATCGCCTGGTCACGGGATGCCGCGGCACGCTACTGGCCAGCGGCCGAAGACGAGTTCTGGCGACGTCTCACCGCAGGTGATCTCACCCCGGCCACGGCCGCGGAAGCGGTCAAGGCATTTCGCGACATCGCCGAGCGCGCCTACAACGAGGTGACCCGTTCCGCCACGGTCACTCGTAGTGGCGCGCGGGCGGTCGAGACCGCACGCATCGAGCTGTACAGGGGCCGCCCCGACAAGAACCCGCGCAAGACGAAGGGCGCTGGGAGCGGTACCGACGAGGGAGACGACACGTGA
- the cas3 gene encoding CRISPR-associated helicase Cas3', translating to MSFDDSVHADVSGCQLDARLWGKEKGLSRPYPVVCHLLDTAVMAGALWDAVLSRAFRRRLADRAGVSVAVMRRLVSFWAGLHDIGKITPPFVVMHRPSYLRLEASGDYSASAGAERESLQHDLATQWVLAELLPGFGYPVSKPLRESVHHQIAQLLGGHHGCFHQVPKPRLLAAGEAVQPGLGRRGWGEQRRAHAGVLRRLTRSSEAPAAPLPGDVAVVVAGLVVVADWLSSQERLIEARMPPADWRADDTELRAHGRRAREEAPAVLAAARLGRVSYARRAFTSQFPHIAQPNALQRSLAQELPSLVRGQGLLLITAPTGDGKTEAALHAVSLLARAVGASGMYFALPTMATADAMLGRVAAFSGDSVRGPKALTLLHSMAWLSAWKQTSKGGVGAVVSEDSVTRWDAGRWLRTGERGILAPLSVGTIDQALTGVLPVRHNALRLFGLSNKVFVVDEAHAYGPWMHSLLVRLLEWLGAMGASVVLLSATLAGKTATSLVEAYRRGCGFREPQAVQPRYPGWLFVDGSSGDVSAARAVETARPRRLRLDVRAVTWDPAAPDDREPARGSRRAALVDALVPAIESGGCVLVCCATVEESQRTFRFLRARLSGRVAAEDLRLLHSRYPAFRRSEITEAVERCFGKPGTDRRTPGRPRPSVLIATSIVEQSLDLDVDLVISDLAPLAQLLQRAGRCHRHDRADRAPGMAGGPRLVVLEPRNEQGVFVVPRSWGAVYSESLLRRTSVLLGENLDTGISVPEDVQRLVDEVYAEDFGSRLDEAARVQQYAADVEHQAQTMAEEQLSRLTAIPPPEDVVDLARLSNDGDTVDEGLITTRLGADSERAVCVFVQPDGTTSLRPDVDFPVPMAHGGKLSTQQLASIMSHVVPLPGPWLAGRTDDEVPAGWADHPTLRRLAVLVMRQVGEQWTCQVGGRHLEYSDLGVHPSFPPS from the coding sequence GTGTCGTTTGATGACTCTGTGCATGCTGATGTGAGTGGTTGCCAGCTGGACGCCCGGTTGTGGGGTAAGGAGAAGGGCCTGTCCAGGCCCTACCCGGTCGTGTGTCACCTTCTCGACACGGCGGTGATGGCGGGAGCGCTGTGGGATGCCGTGTTGTCGAGGGCTTTCCGTCGGCGGTTGGCGGATCGTGCGGGTGTGTCGGTTGCCGTCATGAGGCGGCTGGTCTCTTTCTGGGCAGGTCTCCATGACATCGGTAAGATCACGCCGCCGTTCGTAGTGATGCATCGCCCGTCTTACCTTCGGTTGGAAGCCAGTGGCGACTACTCGGCGAGCGCCGGGGCTGAGCGGGAGAGTCTTCAGCATGATCTCGCCACGCAGTGGGTTCTGGCGGAATTGTTGCCGGGCTTCGGTTACCCGGTGTCGAAGCCGTTGCGGGAGTCTGTTCATCATCAGATCGCTCAGCTCCTCGGAGGTCACCATGGCTGTTTTCATCAGGTGCCGAAGCCGCGTCTGCTTGCGGCGGGGGAAGCCGTTCAGCCGGGGTTGGGCAGGCGGGGTTGGGGGGAGCAGCGGCGGGCGCACGCCGGAGTTCTGCGGCGGTTGACACGGTCGTCGGAGGCGCCTGCTGCTCCGTTGCCGGGTGATGTGGCGGTCGTGGTGGCGGGGTTGGTCGTCGTCGCCGATTGGCTGTCCAGTCAGGAGCGCCTGATCGAGGCACGGATGCCTCCGGCCGACTGGCGGGCCGACGATACGGAGTTGCGGGCGCATGGGCGTCGGGCTCGGGAGGAAGCGCCGGCGGTGTTGGCTGCGGCGAGGTTGGGGCGGGTCTCCTACGCGAGGCGCGCGTTCACTAGTCAGTTTCCGCATATCGCGCAGCCGAACGCTCTGCAGCGGAGCCTGGCGCAGGAGTTGCCGTCTTTGGTGCGGGGTCAGGGGCTGTTGCTGATCACGGCGCCTACTGGGGACGGGAAGACCGAGGCCGCGCTGCATGCGGTGTCGTTGCTGGCTCGGGCGGTGGGTGCGAGCGGGATGTATTTCGCTCTGCCGACGATGGCGACCGCGGATGCGATGCTCGGGCGCGTCGCCGCCTTCTCTGGAGATTCGGTTCGGGGTCCGAAGGCGTTGACGCTCTTGCACAGCATGGCGTGGTTGAGTGCCTGGAAGCAGACGTCGAAAGGCGGGGTCGGGGCGGTCGTCTCGGAGGACTCGGTGACACGGTGGGATGCCGGTCGGTGGTTGCGGACCGGGGAGCGTGGGATTCTGGCGCCGTTGTCGGTCGGCACGATCGATCAGGCGTTGACGGGTGTGCTGCCGGTGCGGCACAACGCGCTTCGGTTGTTCGGGCTGTCGAACAAGGTCTTCGTCGTGGACGAGGCGCACGCTTACGGCCCGTGGATGCACAGTCTGCTGGTGCGGCTGTTGGAGTGGCTGGGCGCCATGGGGGCGTCGGTGGTGCTGTTGTCGGCCACCCTCGCGGGGAAGACCGCGACGTCCTTGGTGGAAGCCTACCGTCGAGGGTGTGGTTTCCGGGAGCCGCAGGCTGTGCAGCCGCGGTATCCCGGATGGTTGTTCGTGGACGGCTCCTCGGGTGATGTCTCTGCGGCGCGTGCGGTGGAGACCGCGCGGCCGCGTCGGTTGCGTCTGGACGTTCGCGCGGTGACGTGGGATCCGGCGGCGCCCGATGATCGCGAGCCGGCCCGTGGGTCCCGGCGCGCGGCGTTGGTAGACGCGTTGGTGCCTGCGATCGAGTCGGGCGGGTGTGTCCTGGTGTGTTGCGCGACGGTGGAGGAGTCGCAGCGCACGTTCCGGTTCCTGCGGGCGCGGTTGAGCGGTCGTGTCGCTGCCGAGGATCTCCGGTTGCTGCACTCTCGGTATCCGGCTTTCCGTCGGTCCGAGATCACCGAGGCAGTGGAGCGTTGCTTCGGCAAGCCTGGAACTGACCGGCGCACTCCTGGCCGGCCTCGTCCTTCGGTGCTGATCGCGACGTCGATCGTCGAACAGTCCCTGGACCTGGACGTCGACCTCGTCATCAGCGACCTCGCGCCGTTGGCGCAGCTCTTACAACGGGCCGGTCGCTGTCATCGGCACGACCGAGCGGACCGAGCGCCGGGCATGGCAGGGGGACCGCGTCTTGTCGTTCTCGAGCCGAGGAATGAGCAGGGTGTCTTCGTCGTGCCGCGCAGTTGGGGAGCGGTCTATTCCGAGTCGCTGCTGCGACGGACGTCCGTCCTGCTCGGTGAGAATCTCGACACGGGGATCTCGGTCCCTGAGGATGTTCAACGGTTGGTCGACGAGGTCTACGCCGAGGATTTCGGGTCTCGGCTGGACGAGGCCGCCCGAGTTCAGCAGTATGCCGCGGATGTGGAACATCAAGCTCAGACCATGGCGGAGGAACAACTCTCCCGTCTCACCGCGATCCCGCCTCCTGAGGACGTGGTGGACCTGGCTCGTCTGAGCAACGACGGGGACACGGTCGACGAAGGACTGATCACCACCCGACTGGGTGCCGACTCGGAGCGCGCGGTCTGTGTCTTCGTTCAGCCGGACGGAACGACCTCGTTGCGCCCCGATGTCGATTTTCCCGTGCCCATGGCGCATGGCGGTAAGTTGTCGACGCAACAACTCGCCTCGATCATGAGTCATGTCGTTCCGCTGCCCGGTCCTTGGCTGGCGGGCCGCACGGACGACGAAGTTCCGGCAGGTTGGGCCGATCACCCGACTTTGAGGCGACTCGCTGTCCTGGTGATGCGCCAAGTAGGTGAACAGTGGACGTGCCAGGTCGGTGGTCGCCACCTCGAGTACTCGGATCTCGGAGTGCACCCTTCATTTCCGCCATCGTGA